The Triticum aestivum cultivar Chinese Spring chromosome 6D, IWGSC CS RefSeq v2.1, whole genome shotgun sequence genomic sequence TCTGAGCAATCCTAAAGATGTCGAATCAGGATTCAGAGACGAGGAAGTCAGATCGCTGGTTGGAACCGCCATCGCAGGAAGAGGAGTTGTGtcggcgccgaagaagaaggtggCAGCGGATGCCACTGGACATGTGAGCTCTCAATCTGGCGGGAGAAGGACGAGGCATGTGAAGGATGGGGTTGGAGAGACGGTAGAGCCGAGAGAGCCGATGTAGGGGATGAGATGATGATTGACGATGCCGATGAGCCAACGTCTGGAGGGGAACACAGATCCGGAGCCGCCAGGAAGCTGGAAGAGAATGTAGCTTCCAAAGAACACAGCCAGGAACCACACGTACAAAGATGTCGGTGGGCCATGGACGCTGGAGAAGACGCAGATTCGGGGCCGACGGGGCCGAAGGCGCACTGGCAAGGGAATTGCCGCGAAAACTCGCTTGCTCGTTGACAGCCAGGCCGGCGCACCACCAGAGGTAGCTGCTGCCATAAACCAAACCGCCAGGACCTCACCATGGTCGCCACCTTGGGGCCATCACCGCTGCTTGATGAAGGGGCGGCAACATCGTCTACGACTCGAGCCCCCCGTCACCTTCCTTGGAGCTAGCACGACTGCGTCAGTGGGAACTCCAGTGGCGGCGAATCGAGGGGAGGACGATAGGGTGCCTCCTGACAGCGGCATCTTTCTCCCCTGAGCCGCCCTTGGGCGCGATGCGTGGTCGGGGACATGGGAGGAGGGAGGCGAAGGGAGCTTGGGGAGTATGAATCATGCGTTTGTCGAATACGTGTTTGCCCCCAGTCTGGGTAGCCTGCAAATCATTACGGAGCGTGCTTCATATGACGGATGTCGATTCAAATTATGTCGAttgtgctagagttgctctaacatgTAATTGTTCATTAGTTGTTGTAGTAGGACTAGGCGAAACACCTGTTCAACAACCATGGTTAATGCTATAGACACTGAGCAAGTAATAACAAGTGGAATGTTGTGTTTGTGTGCTCGAGCTCCATGTAgcctttttctaaaaaaattataaaaaaaatcacattttAGTGTTTCAAAAAATTCTATATAGtacatgtgtgtaaaatttcatgaGAAACATCAACACTCGAGCTACACAGGGTGAAAATtattgatttgtcatttttgcgtAGCTCGCTTGTTAATGTATTTAATCATGTAATATGCATCCATATGACAATgtgaaaaaaaaatcagattttttcaAAACTTTGGAATATGAATTTTGATTATTTTGCGAAAAAGATCGCACTCACTGGCGCCGAGCATTAAAAGGCATTCCTGGTGTTAATAGCCTTTGCAACTTTACAACAACCAACCAGATCATTTTTGTGTCATCTAAACAGAAGGGTTATAACTGTTCATTATTTGTTGTAGTGTATGTAACTAGTAGGACTAGGCAAAACACACCTGTTCAACGAGCACAGTTAATTGCTCTAGACACCGAGCAAGTAATAACAAGTGAAAATAGCCTTTGCAACTTTACAACAATCAATCAGACCATTTTTGTATCTCGATACTCAAAACGCTACTGCTATTCCCATTTACCCCTCTCACCAAATTTGAATAAACCAATTGATACACAAATTCTTAGCGTCATAGTGTTCCTTTTTCTCTTTCAAAAGCTGTAGTTCACTCACGTTGCAACTGTAGTCCTCTTCCCGATGGTGTATGGGTTGGTCTCTAGAAGATTTTCCAGGGATTTTGCCTTCCTGCTTCTCCCTCGTCCAGCCTCCTTCAGCAACTCGGCAAGCCTCCGCTTCTCGTCGTCGACGTCTGGGTTCGCCGTACCTAGTTTCTCTTCGCGCATTTCAACAACGTATTCCAAGATCTCAATGGCCTCATCCAGTCTGGCAACACAAAAGAACAGAAATATTATCAACTGGACATATTCTGGGAGGGAGATGCAGTTTTCAATCTCTTAATCTCAGATTTGCTTTCAGAAGTAGCTGAGATAGCATGTTGCTTCAGAAACCTGATCTGGCCAGCTAGACCAGAGTACAACTGGCTACTCTTAGTTCAGAACTAGCATCATGATTAGGAAGAATATTACAGAAAAGCTGGCAGACACACAGGTCTAACAAAGCAGCATGAAGTTATCACACGGACAGAAAGATGCAAATGGAGAAGGTAAAGCAAGAGGATAAGCATTGTGATCTTTCTTTTACTCAACAGCCAACGACAAGCAACTAAAGATGGTTTTATTATGGTCCTACTTCAATTAAGTAGGCCCAACTTTATCGCAATCCGCATCTGCCCAATTCAATTTGGGCTGCATAAAGCTGCATAAAGAGACTAATCATGTGCCAAGCTGGAAGATGCTAAACAACAACAAAGGCTCGACAGTTGCCATTTATAAGAGCACTTTATGGCTTTACTCATATCCTGTACTATATCCAGGACATCTGAGGGCTAACATGGAACAGGTAATTAGTGGCCTAGTTGAGACTTGAGAGCACCCAAATGGATCCATAAATCATGGATAATAAGAAAGGCGAGGTGCGCATGGAAGCATTTCACTTTTATAAAATTTCACACGTAGGTTATGCAGGGCTTAGAAGGATGACAATAATGAGAAGTCAAACAAACATATTAGCAAGATTGAAATTAACAGTTAAATGGTCAAAGAAACATGTATGGTCTATTTTGCATTATAGAAGAAACAACTTGACAAGGAAATCACTACGGAGCTTACCTTCCCATTGCATCATAAGTTCCAGCAAGATTGCTGTATACTCCTAGAGTATCTGCATGATATGGCCCGTATTCTTGCTCCAGAACGGTTCTAGCTTCCTCGAAGAGTTCTGCAGCTTCATTTATGGAGTATCTTTGAACACACGCCAGCCCCATCTGGTTCAGGGCAATACCGAAGAAGGCGGACTTTTTCTCACCACATGTGCGGAGCTTTGTAATCGCACTCTTGAAGGAGTCATATGCATCGCCATAATTACCGGAGATGTAGTGCAAGACACCAATCTGAGCTTCAATTCCAGCAATCGTGCTCTGTTGGCCAGCAGAATTATTGTACATCTTCAAGGCCTTCTGGAGTAACTTCAGTGCTTGGTCATGCTCATTCATGGTCTCATATATGGCTGAAACATCAGTTAAACCAGTGGCAATTTCTTCAAGAGACGTGCCTGGAATAGGTTTCTGATAAATTTTGAGAGCATTCTCACAGTATGATTTTGATTCCCTCAGCTTCCCTGTTTTGTTGTATAGATCAGCAAGCCGCAGGAAAACAGAAGCCACGGTGGCATGATTCTCCCCTTTGCTAGTCTTGAATACTGTAAGAGCTTTCTGGTAAGCACATACAGCCTCATCATATCGACCCAATGAGAGATAAATGTCACCAATGCTGCAATCCACTGAGGCCACCTCAGTCTCCTGGCCATTGGCGACCATGGCCATGCTCGCCATCACTAGATGTTCTAACGCAGCTTCATGGTCACCCTTTGTGTCACAAATAAGACCCATTAGCCTCCTATCAGCCGTTTCTTCAAGTGATGCTGGCTGGCCATTATCCCTGTGAATGTCAAGAGCCATCTGGCACAATTTTTGTGCTTCATCTAATTGTAGTGCCTGCACATGAGCCTCAGCCAAGTACCGGCAAGTCTCTCCAACCCTTGGATCCTGCTCCCCCAATGTCTGCTTCTGGATATCAAGCCCTTTGGCATACCATTGCAGTGAGAGGGCAATCTGACCTAGCATCCCATAGGTGTCACCCAATTGCATGCAACCAGAAAACTTGGCAAGAGCGTGCTCCTGACCTTCCTCGGTCACAGGAATCTCGAGGGATCGTTGTAGCACAGGTACAGCCTCTTCGTACTTTCCCATATTGCAGTGGATTGCAGCCACAACATGCAAACTCATGACCAAGTTCAAGCTTGGCTTTCCACCTGCACATTTCTCAAATGATTTGGTGGCACGGAGAGCATATTTCAGCGCTCGCCGCGGATTATCAGAGGCAATCAAGTCTCTTGCATGCTTAAGAAGAAATGGACCAAGGTCTGGGTTATCAAGACCAGCATCTTCTGTTCCATTCTGTGATTTGGCACTAGCTTTCCGGCGACGGCCAACTCGGCTTCCAGGCTTGCTGACCTCACTCTCGGCTTCCTCGGGGGATGCCTTGCCATTGGGGCCAACAGAAGCATCAGATTCAAGCTGTGATTTTGTAGCCTTCTTCTTGGATGAATTAGAAGACTGAGGCCTGACAGGGGTCCCATTCCCAGCAGTAGGTACCGCATTGGTAACACTTCCActccccttctccttctccttctcctcctcctcctcaatggCCTTCATGGCCTCCATCTCCCCAGCAACAAGGTGGCGAAGCTCCGAGTCAATCCTTGATTCCTCCCCATCCGACCCGAAGCTCTCGCGTGATGGGGATCCACCACCCTCACTTGAGCTCTCCATCTCACACACGTTGTTGTAGAGTTGCTCAATCGAGGGCTCCCCGGCACCAGAATTCTCAACGTGCATCTCAAGTGTCTCACTCTGCATGCTTGGCGCCATGGTCGGGGCCGTCAAATTCTCCTTGTTTTGAGAGGAACCCACCTCATGCTGAATCTCCTCTGTAACAACTCCATCCACTATGATTCCTGGCATCTTTGGGGACAATCAGGCGAAAGATTCTTCTCACTCTTTGCTCAGAAGAACAGAGCCGGATGAAATTGAAGAGCTCTCCACAATACCTTGAAAAAAACAGAATACAATCAATTAAGGCAAAGCAAGATGTAATTGATGCAAAATCAAAATCATCACGGATCAATTATGAGACTCCAATTTCGGCTGACTCGGAAGCTGTTAATAAATGCCGGATTAACTGACTGAGTTAACTGCGGGGAGGGCCGGAGGGGCGGATCTAGAAAATTTGCGGATGCTGGTTTGGGTTTTGGGAATCGCCGGATGGCCACGAGCTCATACCTCAAAAACGAACGCCCGAGATCGCTGACGGGGTGGAGACGGCAGGGACGCGACGTCGCGATGAGGCGCGGCGACGGCAGCGACGGCGGAGAGGCTGCGGGGGTGTGAGGCGTCGGCGGTGGCGCGGAGCTACCGCGCGGCGGCAGCTCTAGGGAGGGGAGCAGCGGTGGTGGAGTACAGGAGAGATTTTAGAGCTGCATTGGGTGGGATTGGAGCTTGGGTAGGTCAGAGCACCATGAAATAggtggggaggaagaggaaagGCACGGGATGGTGGAGAGCAAATGTCGCTCTGGGGAAGAGGAGATGGATTTTGACCGGGAAGGGGGAGAGTAAAGATTTTATTTACAAAGCAGCCATTGTGATGAGGTCCATGGAGAGGATAATAGTTGATCTTGTACTTCCGTTCTACTcgctccgtttcaaaatagatgagccaactttgtattaaagttagtacaaagttgagttatctattttgaaacggagggagtagttgcaaAATCTGGAAGAAGAAAAATAGAGTGTGTAATTTATTTTAATCACATTGTCTGGATTTATAGATTTCAAGAAATGTGAAGCCATGCATTACGACATGATCTCCATACCATTCGACTAATGCCCGCAACGCGGGAAAGAAAACAACTACTCTCGCGGCATTGCATTACACAAGTATTTCGCACCCACTAGAACCCATAGAGGGGCATGTTCCTTTATCCTCCTGACAATTAAATGGCAAATATTTTGCCTTGTTTAAAAAAAAACATTCGATGCGCCATGCGGCTTGTAGCACAGGGCGATCGCACAATGACTGGATTTATAGATTTCAAGAAATGTGGAGCTATGCATTACGACACGATCTCCATACCATTGGGCGTCGTGCGGCTCGTAGCACAGGGTGATCGCAAATTCTAGGATGACATGTTCATATCTGAGGCGTCTTGCGGGTCATGTGCACATATTGTAGTAATTACCTATGGATTTTACATTGGCATTCATAATCTCTTTATGTATATATGTTCATTTTGTTATGCGTAGATAGAATAAGATATGTGTCGAGAATTCAATTGGACGGATAGGTATTCTCTCGGGTTGAACCTGTCACCATTTTTAGGATCGTCTTAAGCAACTTGTCTGATCGAATGCAACAATGAATGCAGATGACAGGGTCCTCCGCTTTCAAAAATGAAGTTGTTTTAGTGAAACCATTGTCGTTGGCTTTTCTGAGGGCATTTTGAACAAAACAATTGCGATGAACAGATTCGACAAGTGTTTGTCATTGTCGAAGCTCCATG encodes the following:
- the LOC123145239 gene encoding protein KINESIN LIGHT CHAIN-RELATED 2; its protein translation is MPGIIVDGVVTEEIQHEVGSSQNKENLTAPTMAPSMQSETLEMHVENSGAGEPSIEQLYNNVCEMESSSEGGGSPSRESFGSDGEESRIDSELRHLVAGEMEAMKAIEEEEEKEKEKGSGSVTNAVPTAGNGTPVRPQSSNSSKKKATKSQLESDASVGPNGKASPEEAESEVSKPGSRVGRRRKASAKSQNGTEDAGLDNPDLGPFLLKHARDLIASDNPRRALKYALRATKSFEKCAGGKPSLNLVMSLHVVAAIHCNMGKYEEAVPVLQRSLEIPVTEEGQEHALAKFSGCMQLGDTYGMLGQIALSLQWYAKGLDIQKQTLGEQDPRVGETCRYLAEAHVQALQLDEAQKLCQMALDIHRDNGQPASLEETADRRLMGLICDTKGDHEAALEHLVMASMAMVANGQETEVASVDCSIGDIYLSLGRYDEAVCAYQKALTVFKTSKGENHATVASVFLRLADLYNKTGKLRESKSYCENALKIYQKPIPGTSLEEIATGLTDVSAIYETMNEHDQALKLLQKALKMYNNSAGQQSTIAGIEAQIGVLHYISGNYGDAYDSFKSAITKLRTCGEKKSAFFGIALNQMGLACVQRYSINEAAELFEEARTVLEQEYGPYHADTLGVYSNLAGTYDAMGRLDEAIEILEYVVEMREEKLGTANPDVDDEKRRLAELLKEAGRGRSRKAKSLENLLETNPYTIGKRTTVAT